The genomic segment CTCTTTCCGTGGCCGCCCAGCGCAAGGATCGGCGCGGCATCGCCCGTAGTACCACCCAGCTCGACCGTGAGCGGCGCATAGCCTCGCGCATGCCGCAGGACCACGGGCTCATCCGCGATCACGCGCACAATCGAATCGTCGACCGCATGTGCGATCACCCTGTCGTGGACGGGAAAGAGATCGGCTATCCCGGCAAGCCTGTCGAGCGCATCCCGCTCGTCGACGATGATCGGCTCGCCGCCGCGGTTGCCGCTGGTCGCCACGATCGGAAAGCCGAGCTCTTGCATCAGCAGATGATGCAGCGGCGTATAGGGCAGCATGATGCCGAGCCACGCGTTCGTAGGCGCAACGGCTGGCGCCACAACGGCCTGACCAGCACGCGCGCGCAGCAGCACGATCGGCGCAGCGGCGCAAGTCAGCCGCCGCCGCTCCTCTTGAACGATCTCTGCCAGCGCCTCGGCGTCCTCGATGCCCGGCACCATGATCGCGAAAGGCTTCGAAGGCCGGCGCTTGCGCTCACGCAGGCGGCTCACCGCGGCATCGTTGCGCGCGTCGACGAGAATCTGGAAACCGCCGAGCCCCTTGATGGCGACAATCGCGCCCGAGCGCAACGCATCGGCGGCCGCGCGCAGCGCGTCGTGCTCCGTCGCCCGTGCCCGCCCCGCCGCATTCCATAGTGTCAAGCGGGGACCACAAAGCGCGCATGCGTTCGTTTCGGCATGAAAGCGCCGTGATTCGGGATCGTTATACTCCGCACGGCATGCGGGACACATTGTGAAGCGTCGCATCGTGGTGCGCGAGCGATCGTAGGGGATGTCCTCGATGATGCTGAAGCGCGGCCCGCAATGCACGCACGTCGTGAACGGATAGCCGTAGCGCCGATTGCCCGGGTCGCGCATTTCGGCGAGGCAGGCCGGGCAGATCGCAAGATCGGGCAGCACGACGGCGAAATGGCCACCCTCTTGCGTGCTCGCCATGATCTCGAAGTCGCGCTCGCCTTGCGGCGCGATGCGCAGAATGCTCAGCTCACGCACCGCGGCCGGCGGCGCCGTCTCCGAATCGAGCCGGGCAACGAAGCGCTCCAGCACGTGCGCTGGACCTTCCACTTCGAGCACCACGCCATTGCCGGTGTTGCGCACGAAGCCGGCTAGCCCCGCGCTCACCGCGAGCCGGTGCACGAACGGGCGGAACCCGACGCCCTGCACCGCGCCGTTCGCTTCGATCCGCAGCCGTTGAAGGGAGGCATCCGTCATCGCGGCGATCGCGAATTCGCTCATTTGGACTCGCCCCCGCCGTCCGGCACCTCGAGTTCGAGGCTTTGCAGCATGACGTGCTGCGCGTGCGCATCGTGCACGTCGTACGACGCGACGATGCGCAGCATCGCGTGCTCGGCCGACGTGCCGCGCACCTCCTCGTCGAAATGCTCCCGGAAATGCGCCGGCGAAAATCCGCTCAGCGCGCCAAGCCACACTTGAACTTCGCGCACGCTCCCGGCGCCCGCTTGCGCCGCAGCGGACTCGACTTTGCGCACCAGGTCGCGAACTATTCCTGTTTCATGCATGGGACAATCCCTCCTGCGAGCCGCCCCGAAGCCGCATCGCTTCGGCGATCACGCAATCTGCGACCTGCTCCGCGGCAGCGGCGACCGCCTCCGTCATCGCCGCACCGGCATCGAAAGAGGCACCTTCGATCGCGTAGACGACGATGTGCCGCGATGCGACGCCCAACGCCTCCGCAAGCGCAATCGCATCGGCGAGCCCGAACGCGTGACTGGACGTAAATGACATGTCCCGCTCGGGCTTGCCGGTTGTCAGATCGATTCGGCGGATGCGGCCCGGCGCCCCCATCGGGGCTGATGCATCGATGCAAATCAGCGCGTCGGCGGCGGCCACGTCGTCGCCGATCATCATCAGGTCGCCGCTGCGCGTGAGGACGCAGACGTCGCTCAGCAGGCGGCCCGCGAGCCTGCTCGTGACAAGGGCACTGATGCCGTCGTCGCCGCGATCCGGATTGCCGATGCCGATCACACGCACGCTGCGCGTCGCGGCAGGCGGGTCGATCATGTTCGTCATGTGCGCTCGACCGACAGTTTGAGG from the Pandoraea faecigallinarum genome contains:
- the hypF gene encoding carbamoyltransferase HypF, translated to MSEFAIAAMTDASLQRLRIEANGAVQGVGFRPFVHRLAVSAGLAGFVRNTGNGVVLEVEGPAHVLERFVARLDSETAPPAAVRELSILRIAPQGERDFEIMASTQEGGHFAVVLPDLAICPACLAEMRDPGNRRYGYPFTTCVHCGPRFSIIEDIPYDRSRTTMRRFTMCPACRAEYNDPESRRFHAETNACALCGPRLTLWNAAGRARATEHDALRAAADALRSGAIVAIKGLGGFQILVDARNDAAVSRLRERKRRPSKPFAIMVPGIEDAEALAEIVQEERRRLTCAAAPIVLLRARAGQAVVAPAVAPTNAWLGIMLPYTPLHHLLMQELGFPIVATSGNRGGEPIIVDERDALDRLAGIADLFPVHDRVIAHAVDDSIVRVIADEPVVLRHARGYAPLTVELGGTTGDAAPILALGGHGKSAIALTSGRRLVLGPDIGDLDSDEGREAFAGAIDAMTGLYRVAPRTIACDAHPDYHSTQVAQRRSARVEHVPHHLAHVLAAMADNGLQAPLLGVAWDGSGYDGDGTVWGGEFLALEHGRLRRVAHLLPFRLLGGERAAREPDRAALGALYAAFGETALTMMECPPIAALTDRERTLFATMLARGIHSPFTSSAGRLFDAAAAIVGVCRRASFEGEAAIALESIAQRADRSHELAAPVLRDTRGTLVADWRPTLVALAHASHEGMAAPVLAAAFHDALAAIIVEVAWRIGMRRVLLSGGCFQNARLAGLAIARLRAAGFETWGHRRIPPNDGGLAAGQAVFAAQPMIEEKR
- a CDS encoding hydrogenase maturation protease, with the translated sequence MIGIGNPDRGDDGISALVTSRLAGRLLSDVCVLTRSGDLMMIGDDVAAADALICIDASAPMGAPGRIRRIDLTTGKPERDMSFTSSHAFGLADAIALAEALGVASRHIVVYAIEGASFDAGAAMTEAVAAAAEQVADCVIAEAMRLRGGSQEGLSHA
- a CDS encoding hydrogenase/urease maturation nickel metallochaperone HypA encodes the protein MHETGIVRDLVRKVESAAAQAGAGSVREVQVWLGALSGFSPAHFREHFDEEVRGTSAEHAMLRIVASYDVHDAHAQHVMLQSLELEVPDGGGESK